The window TTGTCCGACTTTCGACAATGCGTCCACCCAGTGTGGACGTTTTGTTTTATACCGCCAACGCTAGGTTGGTGAATTGATTAAGTAACTTATTAAGTAAATATGATGGCTATGAATACAGAAACCTTATCCTTGATAAAGCAAAGCATTAAAACGATTCCTAATTATCCTAAGGAAGGGATTTTATTTCGAGATGTCACCAGTTTGCTTGAGAATGCAGCCGCCTATAAAGCGACCATCGACTTGTTAGTTGAACATTATCGTGGCCAAGGCTTTACCAAAATTGTGGGCACTGAAGCCCGTGGTTTCTTATTCGGCGCGCCGCTGGCTTTAGAATTGGGTGTGGGTTTTGTGCCTGTGCGTAAACCGGGTAAATTACCGCGTGCGACTATCAGCCAAAGCTATGAACTGGAATACGGTCACGATAGCCTAGAAATTCATACCGATGCGATTAATCCAAATGACAAAGTGCTAGTGGTTGACGATTTACTCGCGACTGGCGGTACTATCGAAGCGACCGTTAAACTCATTCGCCAACTGGGCGGTGAAGTTAAACATGCGGCCTTTGTGATCTCATTACCTGATTTAGGTGGTGAAGCACGTTTAACCGCTTTAGGGCTTGAGTTGGTTAAACTTTGTGAGTTTGAAGGCGAATAAATCTGCAGCTAAAGGCGCCTTGGGATAGTTTGATGGCATGTCAAATCATGACATGTTATCTTTCAAAGTTCTCGGGGCGCATGCTCCCGCTCTTGTATCACATACTCTGGGGAGTTCCATGTCATATCAGGTGTTAGCCAGAAAATGGCGCCCTGCCACATTTGATCAAATGGTTGGCCAAAGCCATGTTTTGCATGCCTTGACCAATGCGTTAAGCCAGCAGCGCTTACATCATGCTTACCTGTTTACGGGAACGCGCGGTGTCGGTAAAACCAGCTTGGCGCGACTCTTTGCCAAAGGCTTAAATTGCGAACAAGGCGTGACAGCCACTCCCTGTGGTGTTTGCGGTAGCTGTGTGGAAATCGCCCAAGGCCGTTTTGTCGATTTAATTGAAGTCGATGCCGCGTCCCGCACTAAGGTCGATGACACCCGTGAGCTGTTAGACAATGTGCAGTATCGTCCGACCCGTGGCCGTTTTAAGGTTTATCTCATCGACGAAGTGCATATGCTGTCGCGCAGCAGTTTTAACGCACTGCTAAAAACCTTAGAAGAACCCCCCGAGCACGTTAAATTTCTTCTGGCGACAACCGACCCACAGAAACTGCCCGTGACTGTGTTATCCCGTTGTTTGCAGTTCAATTTAAAAAGTCTGACCCAAGGCGAAATTGGC of the Shewanella baltica genome contains:
- the apt gene encoding adenine phosphoribosyltransferase, coding for MAMNTETLSLIKQSIKTIPNYPKEGILFRDVTSLLENAAAYKATIDLLVEHYRGQGFTKIVGTEARGFLFGAPLALELGVGFVPVRKPGKLPRATISQSYELEYGHDSLEIHTDAINPNDKVLVVDDLLATGGTIEATVKLIRQLGGEVKHAAFVISLPDLGGEARLTALGLELVKLCEFEGE